GTCGATGCCGATCTGGTCGATGCAAACGCCCGTCGGGGTGTAGTAACGGGCCACGGTCAGCTTGACGGCCATGTTCTCGTCGGCGTCGGGGTTGATGCGGTTGAGCGGGTAGACCTGCTGGACCGAGCCCTTGCCGAAAGAGGTGTTGCCGAAGACCACGGCGCGGTCCCAGGCCTTGAGCGCCCCGGTGAGAATCTCCGAGGCCGAGGCCGAGCCGCCGTTGATCAACAGGGCCACCGGAACCTCGATCTTGTAACCGCCGTTGTTGGTGCGGTAGTCGACATGGGTGGCCTCGGCCTCCCGTCCCTCGGTGTAGACGATCAGCTGGCCGTCCTCGCTGGAGAACATCTCGCTGACGGCGGTGGCGGCGTTGAGCGTGCCGCCGGGGTTGTCGCGCAGGTCGAGGATCAGCCATTCCATTCCCTCGGCGAGCAGTTGGCGCACGGCCGCCGCCAGCTCCTCGTCGGTGTCCTCGGAGAAGTCGCTGATACGCACGTATCCCACCCCGGCCTCGACGATGAAGTGGTCGGGTACGCTGTCGACGCTGATCTCTTCCCGGGTCAGGGTGACCTCGATTGTTCCGGGCACCCCGGCGCGGGCGATGGTCAGGGTGACCTCGGTGCCGGGCTCGCCGCGCATCATGTCGACGGCTTCGGTGATGTTCATCTCGTAGGTGCTGACGCCGTCGATCTCGAGGATCTTGTCCCCGGGCAGCAGGCCGGACTCGGCCGCCGGGGTGCCGTCGAAGGGCGCCATCACCGTCAGGGTATCGTCCTCCGAGGTGATCTGGACGTGCATACCCAGCCCGCCGAACTTGCCCGTGGTGCGCAGGCTCAGATTCTCGTAATCCGGCGTCTCCAGCATCATCGAGTGCGGGTCCAGAGTGCCCAGCATGCCGTCGATGGCGCCGTAGATCAGCTCCTCGAGCTCCTGCTCCTCGACGTACTCGTTACGGACCAGCTGCAGGACGCTGTTGAAGGTGGTGATCAACTGGTAGGGGTTGGCCTCGCTGGAGTCGGCCAGCACGACGTCGGTGGCCCCGAGGGCCAGGTAGACGCCGGCGGCGGCCAGCAGGGTGACCAGGACGACGGTGAGAATTCGGTTGCGCATCGTTATCTCCCGGGCTGGGCGTTAGAAATTCGGCATTCGTCAACGGGGTTGTACGTCCCCCGAGTTATAGCACAGCGGGCGCCATATATCTACGGCCCGACGGCGGTGTCGGGTTCCGGGGGCGGGAAATCCAGGGCATCGAGGCTCAAACCGGCGCCGCCGCGAGCGGCATCGCCGGGATGACGCGGCAACGCATCGCCTTTCATCCTTATCCGGAGGCGGCGGTGAAGCTCAGCGGCTGATGACCAGGCGGCGCAGCTCGTCGGCGTCACCGCCGCGGGCCCGCAGCAGGTAGATCCCCGTCGCCAGGTCGCCGACGTCGAGTTCGACGGTGTGGCGCCCGGCGGCCAGGGGCTCGCTA
This window of the Candidatus Coatesbacteria bacterium genome carries:
- a CDS encoding PDZ domain-containing protein; this translates as MRNRILTVVLVTLLAAAGVYLALGATDVVLADSSEANPYQLITTFNSVLQLVRNEYVEEQELEELIYGAIDGMLGTLDPHSMMLETPDYENLSLRTTGKFGGLGMHVQITSEDDTLTVMAPFDGTPAAESGLLPGDKILEIDGVSTYEMNITEAVDMMRGEPGTEVTLTIARAGVPGTIEVTLTREEISVDSVPDHFIVEAGVGYVRISDFSEDTDEELAAAVRQLLAEGMEWLILDLRDNPGGTLNAATAVSEMFSSEDGQLIVYTEGREAEATHVDYRTNNGGYKIEVPVALLINGGSASASEILTGALKAWDRAVVFGNTSFGKGSVQQVYPLNRINPDADENMAVKLTVARYYTPTGVCIDQIGIDPHVYLEPIYYTGFASRFIGAGYHRQLATEFRLEHPELPVADFQALGDDELAERLENFMEGLEEPFQYQPEEIAGTTVEQLRRAVTAHLITESRGVDGASLAREYRIGTDVWVDEVIRLMNDEAALERARRESVAKLEELAEEEANARRRNW